In Indioceanicola profundi, the following proteins share a genomic window:
- a CDS encoding response regulator transcription factor, translated as MPVRILIADDHPLMRGALRQSVIQFLADGEIVEAASFEEVESALATSAGFDVMLLDLHMPGMDGLIGLTLLRNEHPAIPAIVVSAQEDPVTIQRTMEYGASGFVPKSAPIGRIGEAVQAVLDGAIWFPIADPTCSQDGADLAARVSGLTPQQLRVLAGIANGKLNKQIAHEMGVVETTVKAHVTIILRRLGVHSRTQAALIASRLKLSLAYETPQA; from the coding sequence ATGCCTGTCCGCATCCTGATTGCTGACGACCATCCACTGATGCGCGGGGCCTTGCGCCAGTCGGTGATCCAGTTCTTGGCTGATGGAGAGATAGTGGAGGCCGCCAGCTTCGAAGAGGTGGAATCCGCTTTAGCGACATCGGCTGGATTCGACGTGATGCTGCTCGACCTGCACATGCCGGGGATGGACGGGCTCATCGGCCTGACCCTGCTGCGCAACGAGCATCCCGCGATTCCCGCCATCGTCGTCTCCGCCCAAGAGGATCCGGTCACCATCCAGCGCACCATGGAGTATGGGGCTTCCGGCTTCGTCCCGAAATCCGCCCCGATCGGCCGCATTGGAGAGGCAGTGCAGGCGGTCCTGGATGGGGCCATCTGGTTCCCTATAGCGGACCCTACCTGTTCGCAGGATGGGGCAGATTTGGCCGCAAGGGTAAGCGGGCTGACCCCGCAGCAGCTCCGTGTCCTGGCCGGCATCGCAAATGGCAAGCTGAACAAGCAGATTGCCCATGAGATGGGCGTCGTGGAGACAACGGTGAAGGCGCACGTTACCATCATCCTACGCCGCCTGGGCGTACACAGCCGCACCCAGGCCGCATTGATCGCCAGCCGGTTGAAGTTAAGCCTGGCCTATGAAACGCCTCAGGCCTAG
- a CDS encoding hybrid sensor histidine kinase/response regulator: MDSRLVLAVSLGYVAALFAIAWRGDSAGPVRALKDQRQPLLYALSLAVYCTSWTFYGAVGRAATAGFDFLSIYAGPILVLMLGWPVLAKMVRVAKAENVVSISDFISARYGKSRGLAALVTGLAVIGVLPYFALQIKAITISLEALTGGALTPGDPERPGYTTLTVTAAMAAFAILFGVRNIHANEHHRGLMQAIATESLVKLGAALLVGGGIAIFLSNGPGRLADAVAADPALRELLRPDLDAGWWAMTLLAGLAIICLPRQFHVMVVENTHVADIRTASWLFPVYLLGINLFVLPVALTGLLLFPDGSVSADTFLVTIPMQQGWPWLALAAFIGGLSAATSMIIVGAVALSTMVSNDLVVPLLMYWKPALTRWQSNPKRLLLVVRQLAVVALLGLAYLCYLMIGTVFPLATIGMVSFAAVAQFGPALLVGLFNRRVTRAGAFAGICSGFMAWTWTVMLPSFAAAGLIPPDALDGKLFGLSWTGPADLGGLHDLDTLARGALVSLGLNAALLVAVSALTRQSELERLQARRFVNMRHDMHDGLRSQRSVTLADLYELATRYVGRARAEAVFRDLAVLRGSGADILEGALLVRVNDEAVRATEWLLAGAIGSASARVVVAGLLTDRRLSRSDARSIIGDASRAILDQHLLLRTTLEHVGKGICAWDRDFRTLIWNRRFLELLDVPDGLMQVGMPLSELVAYLRSRGEYGRNGEMETLLARRSDPQRQIGSDLYHRVRPDGTVLEISTDPLPDGGFVAVYTDVTERHRAAEALREANEGLERRIAERTQALAAAKAEADHATQAKTRLLAAVSHDLLQPLHAARLFISAAMERTPDPLIPQADAALRSVEQLLGDLLDVTKLNTGVIRPMPTSVYIEDVLRPLAEETAVVASRQGLALRRVPCRLCVRTDPMLLRRILQNFLANAVRYTQGGKILLGCRRAGDHLRIEVWDTGAGIPADKLQEIFQEFRQLDVAGGRKQAPDRGLGLGLSIVERFAALLGHRVTVRSAVGRGSCFAVDVPLAAAAAPARLSAGGAQQAGLAGTLVLCVENEAAVAAATRELLSGWMCEVVTAANAEEALAALGGRRPDVVLTDFHLDQGRSGLEVLACIRATFGQDVPAAAITADRSPAVREAVAAAGGRLAYKPIRPGALRALLGHLAAEGRRGKAV; this comes from the coding sequence ATGGACAGCAGGCTCGTTCTCGCGGTGTCTCTGGGTTACGTGGCGGCCTTGTTCGCCATCGCGTGGCGAGGCGACAGCGCTGGCCCCGTTCGTGCCCTCAAGGACCAGCGTCAACCCCTGCTTTATGCGCTTAGCCTTGCCGTTTACTGCACATCCTGGACCTTTTACGGTGCGGTCGGCCGGGCGGCCACAGCCGGATTCGACTTCCTATCCATCTATGCAGGACCCATTCTGGTGCTGATGCTGGGCTGGCCAGTCCTGGCAAAAATGGTTCGGGTGGCCAAGGCGGAGAATGTGGTTTCCATCTCCGACTTCATCTCCGCCCGCTATGGCAAGAGCCGAGGGCTTGCCGCGCTGGTTACCGGGTTGGCCGTGATTGGCGTGCTGCCCTATTTTGCCCTGCAGATCAAGGCAATCACCATCAGCCTGGAGGCGCTGACCGGCGGCGCCCTGACGCCAGGCGATCCGGAACGGCCGGGCTACACCACCTTAACCGTTACAGCGGCCATGGCCGCTTTCGCCATCCTGTTCGGTGTGCGGAATATCCATGCCAACGAGCATCACCGCGGCCTAATGCAGGCGATCGCCACAGAGTCTCTGGTGAAGCTTGGGGCCGCCCTGCTGGTGGGCGGGGGCATTGCAATATTTCTATCTAACGGACCAGGGCGGCTGGCTGATGCAGTCGCAGCCGATCCTGCGCTCCGCGAACTGCTGCGCCCGGACCTTGATGCCGGATGGTGGGCAATGACGCTGCTGGCCGGGCTCGCCATCATCTGCCTACCGCGCCAGTTCCATGTCATGGTGGTGGAGAATACGCATGTGGCCGATATCCGCACGGCATCCTGGCTGTTCCCCGTCTATCTTCTTGGCATCAACCTTTTTGTCCTGCCGGTAGCGCTGACGGGGCTGCTCCTGTTTCCAGACGGATCTGTCAGCGCCGACACCTTCCTGGTCACCATACCCATGCAGCAGGGCTGGCCCTGGCTGGCCCTGGCCGCTTTTATCGGCGGCCTTTCGGCGGCGACCAGCATGATCATCGTCGGCGCGGTTGCGCTCAGCACCATGGTCAGCAACGACTTGGTCGTGCCGTTGCTGATGTATTGGAAGCCGGCCCTGACCCGCTGGCAGTCCAACCCGAAACGCCTGCTTCTGGTCGTGCGCCAACTGGCCGTGGTGGCGCTCCTGGGTCTGGCTTATCTCTGTTATCTAATGATCGGAACGGTGTTTCCCCTGGCCACCATTGGCATGGTCAGCTTCGCGGCGGTGGCCCAGTTCGGCCCGGCCCTGCTGGTTGGGCTGTTCAACCGGCGGGTCACCCGGGCCGGCGCCTTCGCCGGTATCTGCAGCGGTTTTATGGCCTGGACCTGGACTGTGATGCTGCCCAGCTTCGCGGCGGCCGGTCTCATCCCGCCGGATGCATTGGACGGCAAGCTGTTCGGCCTGAGCTGGACGGGCCCCGCTGATCTGGGGGGCCTCCATGATCTGGACACGCTTGCCCGCGGCGCCCTTGTAAGTCTTGGCCTCAATGCGGCTCTGCTTGTCGCGGTTTCTGCGTTGACCCGCCAGTCGGAGTTGGAGCGGCTCCAGGCCCGCCGCTTCGTCAATATGCGGCACGACATGCATGACGGTCTCCGGTCCCAGCGAAGCGTTACCCTGGCTGACCTCTACGAGTTGGCCACCCGCTATGTCGGCCGGGCACGGGCGGAGGCAGTGTTCCGCGATCTTGCGGTCCTGCGCGGCAGCGGGGCGGACATCCTGGAAGGCGCCTTGCTGGTCCGTGTCAACGACGAGGCTGTTCGTGCCACCGAATGGCTGCTGGCTGGCGCCATCGGGTCGGCCTCGGCGCGGGTCGTGGTCGCCGGTTTGCTGACCGACCGGCGCCTGTCCAGGTCTGACGCACGCTCAATCATCGGCGACGCCTCCCGCGCCATCCTGGACCAGCACCTCCTGCTGCGCACCACGCTGGAGCATGTGGGAAAGGGCATCTGCGCCTGGGACCGGGATTTTCGAACGCTGATCTGGAACCGCCGCTTTCTGGAATTGCTGGACGTGCCGGATGGGCTGATGCAGGTCGGGATGCCGCTCTCCGAACTGGTGGCGTATCTTCGCAGTCGGGGCGAGTATGGCCGGAACGGCGAGATGGAAACCCTGCTGGCCCGCCGGTCCGACCCGCAGCGCCAAATCGGGTCCGACCTCTACCACCGGGTCCGTCCAGATGGCACGGTGCTGGAGATTTCGACCGACCCGCTGCCGGACGGCGGCTTCGTCGCTGTATATACCGACGTCACTGAACGGCACCGGGCGGCGGAGGCACTACGGGAGGCAAATGAAGGGCTGGAACGCCGCATCGCCGAGCGCACCCAGGCGTTGGCCGCCGCAAAAGCGGAGGCCGACCACGCCACGCAGGCGAAGACGCGCCTCCTGGCCGCCGTCAGCCATGACCTCCTGCAACCGCTGCATGCGGCCCGGCTTTTCATTTCCGCCGCCATGGAGCGGACACCCGACCCGCTGATTCCTCAAGCCGATGCGGCTCTGCGCTCCGTCGAGCAGTTGCTCGGCGACCTTCTGGACGTCACCAAGCTGAACACTGGCGTCATCAGACCCATGCCCACCAGCGTCTATATCGAGGATGTCCTTCGCCCCTTGGCGGAAGAGACAGCGGTAGTGGCCAGCCGCCAGGGGCTTGCCCTACGCCGGGTACCGTGCCGCTTGTGCGTGAGGACAGATCCCATGCTGCTGCGGCGCATCCTCCAGAATTTTCTGGCCAATGCCGTGCGTTATACGCAAGGGGGGAAAATCCTCCTCGGTTGTCGCCGTGCCGGCGATCATCTGCGGATCGAGGTCTGGGATACCGGCGCCGGCATTCCGGCCGACAAGCTTCAGGAAATTTTCCAGGAGTTCCGCCAGTTGGACGTGGCAGGTGGCCGTAAACAGGCCCCTGACCGAGGGCTAGGTCTCGGCCTTTCCATCGTCGAGCGGTTTGCAGCCCTTCTGGGCCACCGCGTCACCGTGCGCTCTGCCGTCGGGCGGGGAAGCTGCTTCGCCGTGGATGTGCCGCTGGCCGCCGCCGCGGCGCCAGCACGCCTTTCAGCCGGCGGCGCGCAACAGGCGGGTTTGGCAGGAACGCTTGTGCTGTGTGTCGAGAACGAGGCTGCCGTCGCGGCCGCTACCCGGGAATTGCTGAGCGGCTGGATGTGCGAGGTGGTCACGGCCGCCAATGCGGAGGAAGCGTTGGCGGCCCTGGGCGGACGCCGACCGGATGTGGTGCTGACCGACTTCCATCTGGATCAGGGCCGCTCCGGGCTGGAGGTGCTGGCCTGCATTCGGGCCACGTTCGGACAGGACGTGCCGGCGGCGGCCATCACCGCCGACCGTAGCCCCGCTGTTCGTGAGGCCGTGGCGGCCGCCGGCGGCCGCCTCGCCTACAAGCCGATCCGGCCGGGCGCCCTGCGGGCCCTTCTCGGTCATCTCGCTGCGGAGGGACGGCGCGGCAAAGCGGTCTGA
- a CDS encoding sensor histidine kinase codes for MRSLSSLPLSSKMVIAFGFFFLVTVVLGAVAVLQLGAVNAGARGLQENWLPSTKILGDLNKRISLVRELEGAHILALSDQEADAAKQGLNMALADVRTAQATYEQLPRSREEARLYQAFLDSWQSYLSALNEVLAVSRANPVSASMMYQEGSAPAYTAASEQLAVLTDYNVAGGIDAARQSERAYKKGLTLIVVALLVQAALVVLARALFARSFVHPIVRLTGVMRALASEDTSIQPPYLQRGDEIGSMARSVEVFRQNAVELEKSRKQLATQASVLENALTREREIVAVQRNFVAMASHEFRTPLTVIDGQAHRILKRRDVLTPEELAERIGKIRRAVARLTRVMDAFFRMARTPEGQIPFEPEECCLVDLLSDAISAQSSAEARRVESSFSDLPPLIEADAALLRQVFDNLLDNALKFSPDDTTVSVVGSSEPGWALVRVADKGIGLPEADLERLFERYFRASNAGAVPGTGVGLHIVRLLVDLHGGTVTARNRPGGGAEFTVRLPLSRPAPIKAKAA; via the coding sequence ATGCGGTCCCTGTCGTCCTTGCCACTATCCAGCAAGATGGTCATCGCCTTCGGGTTCTTCTTCCTTGTGACGGTGGTCCTCGGTGCCGTTGCCGTGCTCCAACTCGGCGCCGTGAACGCGGGAGCACGTGGCCTCCAGGAGAACTGGCTGCCGAGCACCAAGATTCTAGGAGACCTGAACAAGCGTATCTCCCTGGTGCGGGAGCTGGAAGGCGCGCACATCCTTGCGCTGTCCGACCAGGAGGCCGATGCGGCGAAGCAAGGCTTGAACATGGCGCTTGCAGACGTGAGGACGGCACAGGCCACTTACGAGCAGCTGCCCCGCAGCCGGGAGGAAGCCAGGCTTTACCAGGCGTTCCTGGACAGTTGGCAATCCTACCTTTCGGCTCTGAACGAGGTGCTCGCTGTATCGCGCGCCAACCCTGTCAGCGCCTCCATGATGTACCAGGAGGGCAGTGCCCCAGCTTACACAGCAGCCAGTGAGCAGCTTGCCGTACTGACCGATTATAATGTCGCTGGCGGCATCGATGCCGCTCGGCAGTCAGAGCGAGCCTATAAGAAGGGCCTGACGCTCATCGTGGTCGCCCTGCTGGTGCAGGCTGCTCTGGTTGTCCTTGCACGCGCCTTGTTCGCACGCAGCTTTGTGCACCCCATCGTTCGCCTTACCGGCGTCATGCGGGCGCTCGCCAGTGAGGATACGTCCATTCAGCCGCCCTACCTGCAGCGCGGTGATGAGATCGGCAGTATGGCTCGCTCGGTCGAGGTGTTCAGGCAGAATGCCGTGGAGCTGGAGAAGAGCCGCAAGCAGCTCGCCACGCAGGCCTCCGTGCTGGAAAATGCGCTGACTCGTGAGCGCGAGATCGTCGCGGTCCAGCGGAACTTCGTCGCGATGGCGTCGCATGAGTTCCGGACCCCGTTAACTGTGATCGACGGCCAGGCGCACCGCATCCTCAAGCGGCGCGACGTGCTGACGCCTGAAGAACTCGCAGAGCGGATCGGCAAGATCCGTCGCGCGGTGGCCCGGCTGACGCGCGTCATGGATGCCTTCTTCCGGATGGCTCGCACGCCGGAAGGCCAAATTCCATTCGAGCCGGAGGAGTGTTGCTTGGTCGACCTGCTCAGTGACGCCATTTCGGCGCAGTCCAGTGCCGAAGCCCGGCGCGTTGAAAGCAGCTTTTCCGATCTGCCACCCCTGATTGAGGCAGATGCAGCACTCCTGCGACAGGTATTCGACAACCTGCTTGATAATGCGCTGAAATTTTCGCCGGACGACACCACGGTGTCGGTGGTCGGCTCCAGCGAGCCGGGCTGGGCACTGGTCCGCGTAGCCGACAAGGGAATAGGCTTGCCGGAGGCGGATCTGGAGCGGCTGTTCGAGCGCTATTTCCGCGCCAGCAATGCAGGGGCGGTTCCAGGGACCGGGGTTGGGCTTCACATTGTCCGGCTCCTCGTCGACCTGCATGGCGGAACGGTCACGGCCCGGAACCGGCCGGGTGGGGGCGCTGAATTCACTGTGCGCCTGCCGCTGTCCCGTCCTGCACCAATCAAGGCGAAGGCAGCGTAA
- a CDS encoding response regulator transcription factor — MIDTLLVIEDDPETRELIVEELSEAGFTVKTAGDGAAGLQAMLDFQPDLVICDISMPIRSGFDLLEDLGSGYPQLDSIPFIFLTAFADRDTELHGRRLGADDFVTKPIDFDLLVEIVRARLSRGPARIRRLDVQLTGREAEALTWAARGKSSADAAILMNVTERTVNFHVENAMRKLGVGSRIQAALLAARAGLIRP; from the coding sequence ATGATAGATACCTTGCTGGTGATAGAGGACGATCCGGAAACGCGTGAGCTGATCGTCGAGGAATTGTCGGAGGCCGGGTTCACCGTGAAAACGGCAGGTGATGGCGCAGCCGGCCTGCAAGCCATGCTGGATTTCCAGCCAGACCTTGTCATCTGCGACATTTCCATGCCGATCCGCTCCGGCTTTGATCTGCTGGAGGATTTGGGATCAGGCTATCCGCAGCTGGACAGCATTCCCTTCATCTTCCTGACGGCCTTTGCCGACCGGGATACGGAACTCCACGGACGCCGGCTCGGTGCGGACGATTTTGTGACCAAGCCGATCGACTTCGACCTGCTGGTTGAGATCGTGCGTGCTCGCCTCTCGCGTGGACCTGCCAGGATACGGCGCCTCGATGTGCAATTGACGGGTCGTGAGGCGGAGGCGCTCACCTGGGCGGCACGGGGGAAATCATCTGCGGACGCCGCAATCCTCATGAATGTTACCGAGCGCACTGTGAACTTTCACGTGGAGAACGCCATGCGAAAGCTGGGCGTCGGTTCCCGTATTCAGGCCGCCCTCCTCGCAGCGCGTGCTGGGCTGATCCGACCATGA
- a CDS encoding cation:proton antiporter, which produces MTDLPSVLISIAFLLGVTSLVQPLAQRLQLSYTVLLAVVGVLIGFGSAFLLNTSLTDAFNVPAELILEFPVTSQAFLFIFLPVLIFQASLTLDVRRMAEDAAPILLLAVVAVVVTTAVVGFALEPFATVPLAICLMLGAIIATTDPAAVVAIFRDLGAPARLTRLVEGESLLNDATAIAIFTVLLSYVTAAQEPDVGATLAGFARSFGGGLLVGLVAARLVAALLPVVRDIRTAEVTLTLALPYVAFVVCERYLGVSGVVACVTAGLVLGVMGRSRVSPEHWRYLQEVWEQLAFWASSLVFILAAILVPRLLTGVGWDEVGLVGIVVVSSLVARALVLFLLLPVLSGLKLAQAVSTPYKLVILWGGLRGAVTLALALAVTENRAMAPEVQRFIAILATGYVLFTLLVNGTTLRPVIRLLGLDRLSPLDLALRRRVVAISLVSVRDAVQREAEAYHLPNSVAEDILHPYADRIAAAGDGVDEEAIADRDRLNIGLVALADRERDVLLEHFHRKTASAHVLEAMIQQSDRIVEAARRGGRTAYNKEARRWLGFDRSFTVAASLHRHLRIERMLANRLADRFETLLVSRIVLEDLRRFSTDKLGPVLGGRLTGILGDILEQRIDATSKGLEALQLQYPHYALALQRRFLRQYALRLEEAEYAALLQDGLIGPELYHNLRNDLAAEAAATAERPRLDIRLDRRTLVEQFPLFAPLSEAQLAEVAALLMPRFARPGERLITRGERAAGMYFIASGAVEISTGTGKVLLGRGDFFGEMGLLGRRRRMADVTALSYCHLLELGAEEFRTLLKSNADLSLRVKQVAEQRRLMNQAGTEQEGAPLAEVTG; this is translated from the coding sequence ATGACCGACCTGCCTTCCGTCCTGATCAGCATCGCCTTCCTGCTTGGCGTGACCAGCCTGGTACAGCCGCTGGCACAACGGCTACAGCTTTCCTACACGGTGCTCCTGGCCGTAGTGGGCGTGCTGATCGGGTTCGGCTCGGCATTTCTGCTGAACACCTCGTTGACGGATGCCTTCAACGTTCCGGCTGAACTCATCCTGGAGTTCCCGGTCACCTCGCAGGCGTTCCTCTTCATTTTCCTGCCCGTCCTGATCTTCCAGGCCTCGCTGACCTTGGACGTGCGGCGGATGGCGGAGGATGCCGCCCCCATCCTCCTGCTGGCGGTGGTCGCGGTGGTGGTTACGACAGCGGTCGTAGGCTTTGCGCTGGAGCCCTTCGCCACGGTTCCATTGGCGATCTGCCTCATGCTGGGAGCCATCATCGCCACCACCGATCCCGCAGCGGTGGTGGCCATCTTCCGGGATCTCGGGGCGCCGGCCCGGCTGACGCGGCTGGTGGAAGGCGAAAGCCTGCTCAACGACGCCACCGCGATCGCCATCTTCACCGTGCTCCTGAGCTATGTGACCGCGGCCCAGGAGCCGGATGTCGGCGCCACCCTGGCGGGTTTTGCCCGGTCGTTCGGCGGCGGCCTGCTGGTGGGGCTGGTAGCCGCCCGGCTGGTGGCGGCTCTGTTGCCCGTGGTGCGGGATATCCGTACGGCGGAAGTCACGCTCACCCTGGCGCTACCCTATGTGGCGTTCGTCGTCTGTGAACGCTATCTCGGCGTATCCGGCGTCGTGGCCTGTGTTACGGCGGGGCTGGTGCTCGGGGTCATGGGACGGTCCCGCGTCTCGCCGGAGCATTGGCGCTATCTGCAGGAGGTCTGGGAGCAGCTAGCCTTCTGGGCGAGCTCGCTGGTCTTTATCCTGGCCGCCATCCTGGTGCCCCGGCTGTTGACCGGGGTGGGGTGGGACGAGGTCGGCCTGGTTGGCATCGTCGTCGTTTCCAGCCTCGTGGCACGGGCCCTCGTGCTCTTTCTGCTGCTGCCGGTGTTGAGCGGCCTCAAACTGGCCCAGGCCGTGTCGACGCCATATAAGCTGGTGATCCTCTGGGGTGGGCTGCGCGGTGCCGTTACGCTGGCCCTGGCGCTTGCCGTCACCGAGAACCGCGCCATGGCTCCGGAGGTGCAGCGCTTCATCGCCATCCTGGCCACGGGCTATGTTCTATTCACCCTGCTGGTGAACGGAACCACGCTGCGCCCGGTGATCCGATTGCTCGGGCTGGACCGCCTCAGCCCGCTGGATCTGGCCCTGCGCCGCCGGGTGGTTGCGATCTCGCTGGTTTCCGTCCGAGACGCGGTGCAGCGCGAGGCCGAAGCCTATCACCTGCCCAACTCGGTAGCCGAGGATATTCTCCACCCCTATGCTGACCGCATTGCGGCGGCAGGGGACGGGGTCGACGAGGAGGCGATTGCCGACCGTGACCGGCTGAATATTGGGCTGGTGGCGCTGGCGGACCGCGAGCGGGACGTTCTGCTCGAACACTTCCATCGAAAAACGGCTTCAGCCCATGTGCTGGAAGCCATGATCCAGCAGAGTGACCGGATCGTTGAGGCGGCCCGTCGTGGCGGGCGCACCGCCTATAACAAGGAGGCTCGCCGCTGGCTGGGCTTTGATCGCTCCTTTACAGTGGCGGCCAGCCTTCATCGCCATCTGCGCATTGAGCGCATGCTGGCGAACCGGCTGGCCGACCGCTTTGAAACCCTGCTGGTCAGCCGAATCGTGCTGGAGGATCTCCGGCGCTTTTCCACCGACAAGCTCGGCCCCGTGCTGGGCGGGCGTCTCACGGGCATCCTCGGGGACATTCTGGAGCAGCGGATTGATGCAACCAGCAAGGGCCTTGAGGCCTTGCAGCTGCAATATCCGCATTATGCCCTGGCGCTGCAGCGGCGGTTTCTGCGCCAGTATGCGCTCCGGCTGGAGGAGGCGGAATACGCGGCCCTGCTGCAAGACGGGCTGATCGGGCCGGAGCTCTATCATAATCTGCGCAACGATCTGGCTGCCGAAGCGGCCGCGACAGCCGAGCGGCCCCGCCTCGACATCCGTCTGGACCGCCGCACGCTGGTGGAGCAGTTCCCACTTTTCGCTCCCCTTTCCGAGGCCCAGCTGGCGGAGGTGGCGGCCCTGCTGATGCCGCGATTTGCCAGGCCCGGCGAACGGCTGATCACCCGCGGAGAGCGGGCGGCGGGCATGTACTTCATCGCCTCGGGTGCGGTGGAAATCTCAACCGGCACCGGCAAAGTACTGCTGGGCCGTGGAGACTTCTTCGGGGAAATGGGCTTGCTTGGCCGCAGGCGGCGCATGGCCGACGTCACGGCTCTATCCTACTGCCATCTGCTCGAGCTTGGCGCCGAGGAGTTCCGCACCCTGCTGAAGAGCAACGCAGACCTGTCGCTGCGGGTCAAGCAGGTTGCGGAACAGCGGCGCCTCATGAACCAGGCCGGGACGGAGCAAGAAGGCGCTCCGCTGGCGGAGGTGACGGGATAA
- a CDS encoding sensor histidine kinase: MLRNLDQAGSWARSLPLILEAARAYLFRYEIAADRIEHFGAPDIIPGFGAFVGRQLCFADILALIHPDDRAHFQRCVDQQIAAGGHYSCSYRILQPDGGVRHVLDRGWVTRSPDGQPVILEGAVLDVTELEMARAAAEQAEQRFRSARDASVEGLGLLHALRAEEGRIGDFVLDYINPAAGRLLGLDPAEAEASRLLVRFPDWAMLIEQFAQVMETGRPYEDELRVEHGAFDGWMAISAVPVGNGVAVSLRNITRRKRLETELRAAAEAKAALLREVNHRVKNSLQIVSSMMSITLAHTMDPRARQAVAEAAGRIDAVSMAHERLYRTDSLETADAGAYLRDLCADLAYSGGDVDIRFSCDPITLGPDRLVPLGLAANEMVTNALKYAYAGRARGPVHVGLHCLPAHDLISLRVEDEGKGLEAGIGAAGRPGLGMTLLQALAAQLEGLFKAGNRSSGQGACFEIIFPVERSDVTSAHG, translated from the coding sequence TTGCTTCGAAATTTGGATCAAGCAGGTTCCTGGGCGCGCAGCCTGCCGCTGATCCTCGAGGCCGCCCGTGCTTATTTGTTCCGGTACGAGATCGCGGCCGACCGCATTGAGCATTTCGGCGCGCCGGATATCATCCCCGGCTTTGGCGCCTTTGTGGGTCGCCAGCTCTGCTTCGCCGACATTCTTGCCCTAATCCATCCTGATGACCGTGCGCATTTCCAGCGCTGTGTCGATCAGCAGATCGCAGCCGGCGGGCATTATTCCTGCAGCTATCGCATTCTGCAGCCGGACGGCGGCGTGCGCCATGTGCTCGACCGTGGCTGGGTAACGCGCAGCCCGGATGGGCAGCCCGTGATCCTGGAAGGCGCCGTTCTGGACGTGACTGAACTGGAGATGGCGCGGGCTGCGGCCGAGCAGGCGGAGCAGCGCTTCCGGTCTGCTCGCGACGCCTCGGTCGAAGGCCTCGGCCTCTTGCACGCACTTCGGGCGGAGGAGGGACGCATCGGGGATTTCGTGCTGGACTACATCAACCCGGCCGCCGGCCGGTTGCTCGGCCTGGATCCGGCCGAGGCGGAAGCTTCCAGGTTGCTGGTGCGGTTTCCGGATTGGGCGATGCTGATCGAACAGTTCGCTCAGGTCATGGAAACGGGGCGGCCGTACGAAGACGAACTCCGGGTCGAGCATGGTGCCTTTGACGGCTGGATGGCGATCTCGGCCGTGCCGGTTGGGAATGGTGTGGCCGTGTCACTGCGCAACATTACAAGACGCAAACGCCTGGAGACCGAGTTGCGCGCGGCTGCGGAGGCAAAAGCGGCCCTGCTGCGGGAGGTGAACCACCGGGTCAAGAATTCGCTGCAGATCGTCTCCAGCATGATGAGCATAACCCTGGCCCACACCATGGATCCCAGGGCCCGTCAGGCCGTGGCTGAAGCAGCCGGGCGGATTGACGCCGTGTCCATGGCGCATGAGCGGCTTTATCGGACCGACAGCTTGGAAACGGCAGATGCCGGCGCTTATCTCCGGGATCTTTGTGCCGATCTGGCCTATTCCGGCGGCGATGTGGATATCCGCTTCTCCTGCGATCCTATCACCCTCGGGCCGGACCGGCTGGTACCGCTCGGTCTGGCCGCCAACGAGATGGTGACGAACGCCTTGAAGTATGCCTATGCGGGCCGGGCGCGCGGGCCGGTTCATGTCGGCCTGCACTGCTTACCAGCGCATGATCTGATCAGCTTGCGGGTTGAGGACGAAGGAAAGGGGCTCGAGGCCGGCATTGGCGCGGCTGGACGGCCCGGCCTGGGCATGACCCTGCTGCAGGCCCTGGCGGCTCAACTCGAGGGCCTTTTCAAGGCCGGAAACAGATCATCGGGGCAGGGAGCCTGCTTTGAGATCATCTTCCCGGTGGAGCGCAGCGATGTAACCTCGGCCCATGGATAA
- a CDS encoding FMN-dependent NADH-azoreductase, with protein sequence MNASPMGKHARGYQLAMQAVDNLRRSHSDYALTERDLAAGCFGWISADCATAIIQRLDRSVPEFQASEALIRELEDTDALIITTPMHNYTVPAALKLWVDLVLRHGRSFAAKDGQKVGLLADRPTLVIVASGGYIRGGKAKQPDHLTGYLTDVLATLGIHDIRFVYFEALAQPDRAARAMIEGHSAIISDERFSRPSSSQRASS encoded by the coding sequence GTGAATGCAAGCCCGATGGGCAAGCACGCGCGCGGCTATCAGCTTGCAATGCAGGCCGTTGACAATCTGCGGCGGTCCCATTCCGATTACGCTTTGACCGAACGCGACCTGGCTGCGGGCTGCTTTGGCTGGATATCCGCAGACTGTGCAACCGCCATCATTCAGCGGCTCGACAGGTCTGTGCCTGAATTCCAGGCTTCCGAAGCTCTGATCCGCGAACTCGAAGACACAGATGCGCTGATCATTACGACGCCGATGCACAACTACACGGTGCCTGCCGCGCTCAAGCTCTGGGTCGACCTCGTCCTGCGACATGGGCGCAGTTTTGCTGCGAAGGACGGGCAGAAGGTCGGGCTTCTTGCAGACCGACCAACCCTGGTCATCGTGGCCTCCGGCGGCTATATCCGCGGCGGGAAGGCAAAACAGCCGGATCACCTGACGGGCTATCTCACCGATGTGCTCGCCACCCTCGGGATTCACGACATCCGTTTCGTGTATTTTGAAGCTCTGGCTCAGCCTGATCGTGCCGCACGCGCCATGATCGAAGGCCATAGCGCGATCATCTCTGACGAGCGCTTTAGCAGGCCGTCAAGCAGCCAGCGCGCAAGCTCCTGA